From Erwinia sp. HDF1-3R, one genomic window encodes:
- a CDS encoding GDYXXLXY domain-containing protein: protein MRKQSRWLAGALIALALVAVNVSIWQKEQLLKQGAVMILSLAPVDPRSLMQGDYMALNYALTRPLELTLYQQAESCGETLSAPCLPTSGTLIVDLDAQRHATQARFDQGEPLQPNQLRVKYHQHYDSLTVGTNAWFFQEGHGERFAQARYGAFRVGSDGTALLTDLLDEQGKAIQP, encoded by the coding sequence ATCCGTAAACAGAGCCGATGGCTGGCAGGCGCTTTAATAGCGCTGGCGCTGGTGGCCGTCAATGTCAGCATCTGGCAAAAAGAGCAGTTGCTGAAGCAAGGCGCGGTCATGATTTTATCCCTTGCCCCGGTTGACCCGCGATCCCTGATGCAGGGTGATTACATGGCGCTGAATTATGCCCTCACCCGCCCTCTGGAACTGACGTTGTATCAACAGGCTGAGTCCTGCGGCGAGACCCTGTCAGCGCCATGCCTGCCAACCAGCGGAACCCTGATTGTTGACCTTGATGCGCAGCGTCATGCGACTCAGGCCCGTTTTGATCAGGGTGAACCTCTGCAGCCAAATCAGCTGCGGGTGAAATACCATCAACATTATGACTCGCTGACCGTCGGCACTAATGCCTGGTTCTTTCAGGAAGGCCATGGCGAGCGTTTCGCGCAGGCACGGTACGGGGCATTCCGGGTGGGGAGCGATGGCACGGCACTCCTGACGGATCTGCTTGATGAGCAGGGTAAGGCGATTCAGCCTTAA
- a CDS encoding DUF4401 domain-containing protein, which produces MREIAPDGITGMPSQTAEYLCRQIARLLKGGSLTPETCQRIYAFCGIRPSDAQWRQFLVPVLSCLGLLSLVAGAVFFVAWNWVWLPKMAKFALAELLIVALAAVVWWRWYSTLARSALLATGLSFGALFALYGQIYQTGADSWELFRAWLCVLLPLALIARQNSLWFCSWLVANLTLQLYYNTLPTSLLDLAVSDSFTRLPTAVLHGYLALLAACLIIREALAWRAITHHPESWLASRWFSRVMAGFLLFQLTAIVAGNLSDWGGGIQLTYITGGWVITQLAGYYLYRYRYQDLCMLTLGIASLTVVGCALIMQLFLLNYDTGDLFLTGALMAFWVAVNGSILLKWQRKLVEKGPIDLVPARLTLLTDTLRQKSLLSASQIEEIQQRGHASDLPWYLRLALSVGGWVAAIIILLLMLLVLYATDLLENPNAATFIIPSLLLAAIARGLLRSQRDGKHHLGLAWAIAATCGLIFGVLPPIQSNDVSFIMLSSLSALPILAAMAVAMPDRTYRFMAITALTFFLVLAGHSLAQLYLSPTEGRLAVSVLVAVVMFLWMWTVSHQLRLQAGPYADAVHPLLYGIPGGLMLLSFVGINAVFLADFFWSTSQFSTFQSSTGTGIAAGLALSALSQKRNGQRLFSIITLVAALICGAAALYAPGIGLGLWLILMARYQGSLGLLVVSGGFTVLYVIGWYYFLEVILLQKSLLLLVSGLVLLGLAWGVKKVLPAQIGGTSENP; this is translated from the coding sequence ATGAGGGAGATTGCACCCGATGGCATAACCGGGATGCCGTCACAGACGGCAGAGTATCTTTGCCGCCAGATCGCACGCCTGCTGAAAGGAGGAAGCCTGACCCCGGAGACCTGCCAGCGTATCTATGCTTTTTGTGGAATCAGACCGTCAGATGCTCAGTGGCGTCAGTTTCTTGTCCCGGTTCTTTCCTGTCTGGGATTACTGTCACTGGTTGCAGGAGCGGTATTCTTTGTTGCCTGGAACTGGGTCTGGCTGCCGAAAATGGCGAAATTTGCCCTGGCCGAGCTGCTAATCGTCGCGCTGGCGGCGGTTGTCTGGTGGCGCTGGTACAGCACGCTGGCACGCAGCGCATTGCTGGCGACAGGGTTAAGCTTCGGCGCCCTGTTTGCGCTGTATGGGCAGATTTATCAGACGGGTGCTGACAGCTGGGAGCTATTCCGGGCCTGGTTATGCGTTCTTCTGCCGCTGGCGCTGATTGCCCGGCAAAACAGCCTGTGGTTTTGCAGCTGGCTGGTCGCTAATCTGACGTTGCAGCTCTATTACAACACGCTGCCGACGTCACTGCTGGATCTCGCCGTGTCTGACAGTTTCACCAGGCTCCCGACGGCTGTGCTACACGGGTATCTGGCGTTGCTGGCAGCCTGCCTGATTATCAGGGAAGCGCTGGCCTGGCGGGCGATAACGCATCACCCCGAGAGCTGGCTGGCAAGCCGCTGGTTCTCGCGAGTCATGGCGGGATTTTTACTGTTTCAGCTGACCGCCATCGTGGCCGGAAACCTCTCTGACTGGGGCGGTGGTATCCAGCTTACTTATATCACGGGCGGCTGGGTGATCACCCAGCTGGCAGGTTATTACCTGTACCGTTACCGCTATCAGGATCTCTGCATGCTGACGCTGGGCATCGCCAGCCTGACCGTTGTTGGCTGTGCGCTAATTATGCAGTTATTTCTTTTAAACTACGATACGGGGGATCTGTTTTTGACCGGCGCCCTGATGGCATTCTGGGTGGCGGTAAATGGTTCGATCCTGCTGAAGTGGCAACGCAAACTGGTTGAAAAAGGGCCGATCGATCTGGTTCCGGCCAGGCTGACCTTACTGACAGACACTTTGCGTCAAAAGAGTTTGCTGAGCGCCTCGCAGATTGAGGAAATTCAGCAACGCGGTCACGCGTCTGACCTGCCCTGGTATTTGAGGCTGGCGCTAAGCGTCGGAGGCTGGGTCGCAGCGATCATCATTCTGTTACTGATGTTACTGGTGCTCTATGCTACTGATCTGCTCGAAAACCCGAATGCTGCCACCTTTATTATTCCTTCGCTGCTGCTCGCCGCCATTGCGCGCGGCCTGTTACGCAGTCAGCGTGACGGTAAACATCACCTCGGGCTGGCATGGGCGATTGCGGCGACGTGCGGGCTGATATTCGGCGTTTTGCCGCCAATCCAGAGCAATGACGTCAGCTTTATTATGCTGAGTTCACTGTCTGCATTGCCGATTCTGGCCGCGATGGCGGTGGCGATGCCCGATCGCACTTACCGGTTTATGGCAATCACTGCCCTGACCTTTTTTCTGGTTCTGGCGGGCCATTCTCTGGCCCAGCTCTACCTGTCGCCGACGGAGGGGCGCCTTGCTGTTTCCGTACTGGTCGCGGTGGTGATGTTTTTGTGGATGTGGACTGTCAGTCATCAGTTGAGGTTACAGGCAGGGCCGTATGCTGACGCGGTACATCCCCTGCTGTATGGCATCCCGGGAGGTCTGATGTTGCTGAGTTTCGTCGGGATAAACGCGGTATTTCTCGCGGATTTCTTCTGGTCAACATCGCAGTTTTCTACATTTCAGTCATCGACAGGCACAGGGATCGCGGCAGGCTTAGCGCTGAGTGCACTCAGTCAGAAAAGGAACGGCCAGCGCCTGTTTTCGATTATCACGCTTGTCGCCGCGCTTATTTGTGGGGCTGCCGCCCTCTATGCACCGGGTATTGGGCTAGGATTGTGGTTAATTCTGATGGCGCGTTATCAGGGAAGTCTGGGGTTGCTGGTGGTCAGTGGCGGTTTCACGGTGCTATATGTCATTGGCTGGTATTACTTCCTGGAGGTCATTCTGCTGCAGAAATCCCTGCTGCTGCTGGTTAGCGGTCTGGTTTTACTGGGGCTGGCATGGGGAGTCAAAAAAGTGTTACCCGCACAGATCGGAGGTACCAGTGAGAATCCGTAA
- a CDS encoding class I SAM-dependent methyltransferase: protein MNPYERHYRQLMANGAAAWAGEGYLRAKKQQVKIFQWLYTHQYLPQPGTPVLEMGCGNGAMAAQSLAELGYSVWGVDWSETAIRWAEDRFQQAGLTAKFLVGDVCNIYQCPDSTFELIIDGSCLHCLIDDARKLFFAEVRRLLRPGGRFVIGSMCGAPRHTEDIDAYDPLRHHLLKEGQPWRTLRPLTDLTNEVQKARFNLEAIRVNKNKWWDHATIVCSVKQ from the coding sequence ATGAACCCCTATGAAAGACATTACAGGCAACTCATGGCAAATGGCGCTGCGGCCTGGGCTGGAGAAGGTTATCTCAGAGCCAAAAAACAGCAGGTGAAAATATTCCAGTGGCTTTACACACACCAGTATTTACCCCAGCCTGGTACGCCGGTACTTGAGATGGGGTGTGGGAATGGAGCAATGGCGGCGCAGTCTCTTGCTGAGCTGGGATATTCTGTCTGGGGGGTGGACTGGTCAGAAACGGCTATCAGGTGGGCAGAAGATCGTTTTCAGCAAGCCGGACTCACCGCAAAATTTCTTGTCGGCGATGTCTGCAATATTTATCAATGCCCGGACTCAACGTTTGAGCTGATTATTGATGGTAGCTGTTTACATTGCCTGATAGATGACGCGCGAAAACTCTTTTTTGCAGAGGTAAGGAGACTGCTCAGACCCGGGGGACGATTTGTGATCGGTTCTATGTGCGGAGCTCCCCGTCATACAGAAGATATTGATGCGTATGATCCACTCAGGCATCATTTACTGAAAGAAGGCCAACCCTGGCGGACCCTGAGGCCGCTTACAGATTTAACTAATGAAGTACAAAAAGCGCGTTTTAATTTGGAGGCGATCAGGGTTAATAAAAATAAATGGTGGGATCATGCCACAATAGTCTGTTCGGTGAAGCAATAA
- a CDS encoding GNAT family N-acetyltransferase: MNIQFANLTPNSPGFVELRSQSVAEGFNMLRRLEENWLSRQNRFDSPGEKLIGAYADSLIVGVCGLNIDPFTPEAGAGRLRHFYVDTGWRNRRVGSGLLSEIIKDAAHWFDVTNTNAPSSAFTFYERAGFVALSGMDKVTHQLCLRNPAQ, translated from the coding sequence ATGAATATCCAATTCGCAAATCTCACCCCGAACAGCCCAGGATTTGTTGAACTTAGATCGCAGAGCGTGGCTGAAGGATTTAACATGCTACGTCGGCTGGAAGAAAATTGGCTTAGCAGACAAAACCGCTTTGACAGTCCCGGAGAAAAACTGATTGGGGCTTATGCTGATAGTTTAATTGTTGGCGTGTGTGGACTGAATATCGACCCTTTTACGCCAGAAGCTGGCGCCGGACGTCTGCGACATTTCTATGTAGACACTGGATGGAGAAATAGGCGGGTTGGCAGCGGTCTACTAAGTGAAATAATTAAGGATGCTGCCCACTGGTTTGATGTTACAAACACGAATGCACCCTCATCGGCATTCACTTTCTATGAACGAGCGGGCTTTGTTGCTTTATCTGGTATGGATAAAGTCACACACCAATTATGCCTGCGAAACCCGGCACAGTAG
- a CDS encoding winged helix-turn-helix domain-containing protein — translation MKRLKAQFNREPEDVLETSMAMVASALSEPSRVSILCALMDGRAWTATELSAVAGIAPSTASGHLNRLLSNGLVICLTQGRHRYYSLAGHHISGLLENLMGVSMRTHKTPLSSTPVHLRYARTCYDHLAGELAVNIYEFMLREIWLEADGSALTAAGKLHFEKLGVEFNARTRRKHCCPCLDWSERRFHLGGEAGSALLTFLLQKEWITRIPGYREINVTNTGRDAIYRLFKLKIT, via the coding sequence ATGAAACGCCTCAAAGCACAGTTCAACAGGGAGCCGGAAGATGTTCTTGAAACATCAATGGCAATGGTTGCATCTGCCCTGTCTGAACCTTCAAGGGTCAGTATTCTGTGTGCCCTGATGGACGGGCGCGCGTGGACAGCCACCGAACTTAGCGCAGTGGCTGGCATAGCACCCTCAACGGCCAGTGGGCATCTGAACCGGCTTCTCAGCAACGGTCTGGTCATTTGCCTGACGCAGGGGCGTCATCGGTATTACAGCCTTGCGGGACATCATATTTCCGGACTACTGGAAAACCTGATGGGGGTTTCAATGCGCACCCATAAAACTCCTCTCTCCAGCACGCCGGTACATCTTCGCTACGCTCGCACCTGTTATGACCATCTGGCAGGCGAGCTTGCCGTGAACATTTATGAATTTATGCTGAGGGAGATATGGCTTGAAGCTGATGGCTCGGCATTGACTGCTGCCGGTAAACTGCATTTTGAAAAACTGGGAGTAGAATTTAACGCACGAACACGCCGCAAGCACTGTTGCCCATGTCTGGACTGGAGTGAAAGACGTTTCCACCTCGGCGGTGAGGCAGGTTCGGCACTATTAACGTTTCTACTGCAAAAAGAATGGATAACGCGTATACCGGGATACCGTGAAATAAACGTGACCAATACAGGAAGGGATGCAATCTATCGGCTGTTTAAGCTGAAAATTACCTGA
- a CDS encoding amino acid-binding protein: MYDIHIILQNSPGSLASLGSLLGENGVGLEGGGVFTTPEGGHAHFLVEEVEKARRVLTEAGVAVCHVCSPLVRKLTQERPGELGEIADTLARNGINILVQYSDHSNRLILITDDDNRAAEVTQKWAIPSA, from the coding sequence ATGTATGACATTCATATTATTCTCCAAAATAGCCCGGGATCGCTTGCTTCACTGGGTAGTTTACTGGGTGAAAATGGAGTGGGACTTGAAGGCGGTGGCGTATTTACAACCCCTGAGGGCGGACATGCACACTTTCTGGTTGAAGAGGTTGAAAAAGCTCGTCGGGTACTAACTGAAGCCGGTGTTGCAGTCTGTCATGTGTGTAGTCCTCTGGTAAGAAAATTAACTCAGGAACGGCCGGGTGAGCTGGGAGAAATAGCTGATACACTTGCCCGGAATGGGATCAATATTCTGGTACAGTACAGCGACCATAGCAACCGGCTCATTCTCATTACCGATGATGATAACCGGGCAGCTGAAGTCACCCAAAAATGGGCAATACCTTCTGCATGA
- a CDS encoding antibiotic biosynthesis monooxygenase has protein sequence MIAVLFEADAQPEAQERYFQLASELKPLLSNTPGFISIERFQSLTIPGKILSLSWWEDEESVAGWKRNVVHQAAQKEGKQSIFSFYRIRVASVFRDYSSDKGTNQHV, from the coding sequence ATGATTGCAGTACTTTTTGAGGCAGATGCCCAGCCTGAGGCTCAGGAAAGATATTTTCAGCTGGCTTCAGAGCTGAAGCCTCTGTTATCCAACACGCCCGGATTTATTTCTATTGAGCGCTTCCAGAGCCTGACTATCCCTGGAAAAATTCTCTCTTTGTCCTGGTGGGAAGATGAGGAGTCTGTAGCCGGATGGAAGCGAAACGTGGTGCATCAGGCCGCGCAGAAAGAAGGTAAGCAATCGATTTTTTCATTCTACAGAATACGGGTAGCCAGCGTATTTCGCGATTACTCTTCTGATAAGGGAACAAATCAGCATGTATGA
- a CDS encoding ATP-grasp domain-containing protein, whose protein sequence is MKNKVIVVGAISSYSVKHFYDAAIQLEKKPIFLFHKGHIPDSSLLEDGNYIIADGLGIEWIDQIMEILSSHTSHIFSVVPGGELAVPVTEKICAALDLPFNHGNINRFRNKKIMRDWLSEGNILQPAQYGTVSKQEDIPSLTGKLKFPLIIKPVDGAASFFVKKIEHEEQLSDAVDSIISHKISLATGIKFEGVALLEEYIEGTEYSAEVMVHDGACAGFYVTRKILSDEPYFDEIGHISLSPEYYPDKCKKLVDEVISTMQVTSAVLHIEFRQDKNGRLYLIEVASRIAGDLISRLVDIKHGCSLEEFYLLSRSGNEVRLHKEKRVGQPANCFVGIRFLFGEDVTVPEKFDVVQKDSAQKYVSKSERSPRNVVNRTGFIIFQSEDYEAAISFIKEGAC, encoded by the coding sequence ATGAAAAATAAAGTAATTGTCGTCGGTGCGATCAGCAGTTATAGCGTAAAACATTTTTATGACGCTGCCATACAACTGGAAAAGAAACCCATATTTCTTTTCCATAAAGGGCACATACCAGACTCTTCTTTACTGGAAGATGGGAATTATATTATCGCCGACGGACTTGGTATCGAATGGATTGATCAGATTATGGAAATCCTCAGCTCTCATACCAGTCATATATTCTCTGTGGTTCCCGGAGGCGAACTGGCAGTCCCTGTCACAGAAAAGATCTGCGCCGCCTTAGATTTACCTTTTAATCATGGGAACATAAATCGCTTTCGCAACAAAAAAATCATGCGTGACTGGCTATCAGAAGGAAATATACTCCAGCCGGCACAATACGGGACTGTCTCTAAACAGGAAGATATTCCATCCCTCACCGGGAAGCTGAAGTTCCCTCTGATCATCAAGCCGGTTGATGGTGCGGCAAGTTTCTTCGTGAAAAAGATAGAGCATGAAGAACAGTTATCAGATGCAGTTGACTCAATTATTTCACATAAGATCTCACTGGCAACTGGCATCAAATTTGAGGGCGTTGCACTTCTTGAGGAGTATATAGAGGGAACGGAATACAGTGCCGAGGTGATGGTTCATGACGGCGCCTGCGCGGGATTTTATGTCACGCGAAAGATTCTTTCAGATGAACCTTATTTCGATGAAATTGGACATATCTCTCTTTCACCGGAATATTATCCCGATAAATGTAAGAAGCTGGTTGATGAAGTTATCAGTACCATGCAGGTGACCAGTGCCGTGCTTCATATAGAATTTCGTCAGGATAAAAATGGTAGGCTTTATCTGATTGAAGTTGCATCCCGGATAGCCGGGGACCTTATTTCCCGTTTAGTGGATATCAAACATGGCTGTTCCCTCGAAGAGTTCTACCTTCTGTCCCGTTCTGGTAATGAAGTACGGTTACATAAGGAAAAGAGAGTGGGCCAGCCTGCAAACTGTTTTGTCGGTATTCGATTCCTGTTTGGCGAGGATGTGACAGTTCCGGAAAAATTCGATGTCGTACAGAAGGATTCAGCGCAGAAGTATGTCAGCAAATCTGAACGCAGCCCAAGAAATGTGGTGAACAGAACCGGATTCATAATATTTCAAAGCGAAGACTATGAAGCAGCCATCAGTTTTATAAAGGAGGGAGCATGCTGA